Proteins co-encoded in one Kribbella qitaiheensis genomic window:
- a CDS encoding zinc-dependent alcohol dehydrogenase family protein, producing MIVQGAVLREMGLPSPYALSRPLRIEEVELAPPGPGELLVRIRAAGLCHSDLSVIDGSRPRVMPMLLGHEATGEIVLSEARGFAAGDTVAFAFVPACGTCPPCAEGRPALCEPAATANTSGTLLTGTRRLSTASSHPAPSTASSTTAPTTTPSTTTTGTASSDGPSPSDLHHHLGISGFADHAVVSARSAVKIDPELPPEIAALFGCAVMTGVGAVVNTARVQAGQSAAVFGLGGVGLSALLGAALVGAHPLVAVDVVPEKLELAKELGATHAIDARGNDVVEQVRAATDGGAHYAFETVGSAAVLAQAYQATRRGGTTVTVGLPHPSQTLSIPAVSLVAEERTIKGSYLGSAVPSRDIPRYIALYRAGRLPVDRLLTSTLGLDDLNEAFDTLAAGTAIRQVLVL from the coding sequence ATGATCGTCCAAGGTGCCGTACTGCGGGAGATGGGTCTCCCCAGCCCGTACGCCTTATCGCGGCCACTACGGATAGAAGAGGTGGAGCTCGCTCCACCCGGCCCAGGGGAGCTCCTGGTCCGGATCCGCGCCGCTGGCCTCTGCCACTCGGATCTCTCCGTCATCGACGGCTCCCGCCCCCGCGTGATGCCGATGCTGCTCGGCCACGAAGCAACCGGCGAGATCGTCCTCTCCGAGGCCCGCGGTTTCGCCGCAGGAGACACGGTCGCCTTCGCCTTCGTCCCCGCCTGCGGAACCTGCCCACCCTGCGCCGAAGGCCGCCCCGCCCTCTGCGAACCAGCCGCCACCGCCAACACCTCCGGCACCCTCCTCACGGGCACCCGCCGCCTTTCCACCGCGTCTTCCCACCCCGCGCCCTCCACCGCGTCTTCCACGACCGCGCCCACCACCACGCCCTCCACGACCACCACCGGCACCGCGTCTTCTGACGGGCCCAGCCCTTCCGACCTCCACCATCACCTGGGTATCTCTGGTTTTGCGGACCATGCGGTGGTGTCGGCCAGGTCGGCCGTCAAAATCGACCCGGAACTCCCGCCCGAGATCGCGGCCCTGTTCGGGTGCGCTGTGATGACTGGGGTGGGCGCGGTTGTAAACACCGCCCGTGTGCAGGCGGGACAGAGCGCCGCCGTCTTTGGTCTAGGCGGCGTCGGCCTGTCTGCTCTACTCGGAGCGGCGCTTGTCGGCGCGCATCCGCTGGTCGCGGTCGACGTCGTACCGGAGAAGCTGGAGCTCGCCAAGGAGCTCGGTGCGACTCACGCGATTGATGCCCGTGGCAACGATGTTGTCGAGCAGGTACGAGCGGCTACTGATGGCGGCGCGCACTACGCGTTCGAGACCGTCGGCAGCGCCGCAGTACTGGCCCAGGCCTACCAAGCGACCCGCCGTGGCGGAACCACCGTGACGGTCGGCCTCCCGCATCCTTCGCAGACCTTGAGCATCCCGGCCGTCAGCCTGGTAGCCGAAGAGCGCACCATCAAAGGTTCCTACCTGGGCTCAGCCGTCCCCAGCCGCGACATTCCCCGCTACATCGCCCTCTACCGCGCCGGCCGCCTACCGGTCGATCGGCTGCTCACGTCCACGCTCGGCCTCGACGACCTGAACGAAGCCTTCGACACCCTCGCCGCGGGGACCGCGATCAGACAGGTGCTCGTCCTCTGA
- a CDS encoding acyl-CoA thioesterase: MDRSGYPHFLAIGTRWKDNDVYGHVNNVEYYSFFDTVINDFLIRAGELDIHGGDVIGLCVESQCTFRQSLAFPDSVDAGLRVSKLGNSSVHYEIGLFRSGASDPAATGRFVHVFVSRTDRRPVPVPPAIRTALEGITG, encoded by the coding sequence ATGGACCGCAGCGGCTATCCACACTTCCTCGCGATCGGCACGCGCTGGAAGGACAACGACGTCTATGGGCACGTGAACAACGTCGAGTACTACAGCTTCTTCGACACCGTGATCAACGACTTCCTGATCCGGGCCGGTGAGCTCGACATCCACGGCGGCGACGTGATCGGTCTCTGCGTCGAGTCGCAATGCACCTTCAGGCAGTCGCTCGCGTTTCCCGACTCCGTCGACGCCGGCCTCCGCGTCTCGAAGCTCGGCAACTCCAGCGTCCACTACGAGATCGGCCTGTTCCGCTCCGGCGCTTCCGACCCAGCCGCAACCGGCCGCTTCGTCCACGTCTTCGTCTCCCGCACCGACCGCCGCCCCGTCCCGGTCCCGCCTGCGATCCGGACCGCCCTGGAAGGAATCACCGGATGA
- a CDS encoding acyl-ACP desaturase → MDAKLVTNLLHELEPVVEENLERHLKITKDWNPHDYVPWSEGRDFAFLGGEDWAPEQSRLDPVAKVAMITNLLTEDNLPSYHREIATQFGLDGAWGTWVGRWTAEEGRHGIALRDYLVVTRGVDPVELEVARMAHMTAGHQVDKNMLEAIAYVSFQELATRVSHRNTGKATGCKIADQLLLRIATDENLHMIFYRNLVAAAFEAAPNETMRAVTNEVRDFSMPGATMEGFARNSVTIAKAGIYDLRLHHDEVVAPILRNWKVFEREDLSGDGEKARDELAEFMAALDTQATRFVEQRTRLLERQAARAQA, encoded by the coding sequence ATGGACGCCAAGCTGGTGACGAATCTGCTGCACGAGCTGGAGCCCGTCGTCGAGGAGAACCTCGAACGGCACCTGAAGATCACCAAGGACTGGAACCCGCACGACTACGTGCCGTGGAGCGAGGGCCGCGACTTCGCCTTCCTCGGCGGCGAGGACTGGGCGCCGGAGCAGTCCCGGCTGGACCCGGTCGCCAAGGTCGCGATGATCACCAACCTGCTGACCGAGGACAACCTGCCGTCGTACCACCGGGAGATCGCCACCCAGTTCGGTCTCGACGGGGCGTGGGGGACGTGGGTCGGCCGCTGGACCGCGGAAGAGGGCCGGCACGGGATCGCGTTGCGCGACTACCTCGTGGTCACTCGCGGGGTCGACCCGGTCGAGCTGGAAGTCGCCCGGATGGCGCACATGACCGCCGGCCACCAGGTCGACAAGAACATGCTCGAGGCGATCGCGTACGTCAGCTTCCAGGAGCTGGCCACCCGCGTCTCGCACCGCAACACCGGCAAGGCGACCGGCTGCAAGATCGCCGACCAGCTGCTGCTCCGGATCGCGACCGACGAGAACCTGCACATGATCTTCTACCGCAACCTGGTCGCGGCCGCGTTCGAGGCGGCGCCGAACGAGACCATGCGGGCCGTCACCAACGAGGTCCGCGACTTCTCGATGCCGGGCGCCACGATGGAGGGGTTCGCCCGGAACTCGGTGACGATCGCGAAGGCCGGCATCTACGACCTGCGGCTGCACCACGACGAGGTCGTCGCGCCGATCCTGCGGAACTGGAAGGTCTTCGAGCGCGAGGACCTCTCCGGCGACGGCGAGAAGGCCCGCGACGAGCTGGCCGAGTTCATGGCCGCCCTCGACACCCAGGCCACCCGCTTCGTCGAGCAGCGCACCCGTCTCCTAGAGCGCCAGGCAGCCCGAGCCCAGGCCTGA
- a CDS encoding MerR family transcriptional regulator, whose protein sequence is MWIAELSRQTEVPVATIKFYLREGLLTAGESVGATRARYDDAHVRRLRLIRALVGAGGLSLARVRGVLSAVDEETRELHDVLGTAHGALIPETIEASPESLQKVDELLTDHGWLVDENAPDRALLASALDALEKVGYQLDSTLLDTYLVAAEQVGNADVAHLPTDDRAHTVESTVIVTALGGPVLLALRRLAQQNASARRYGAVRGRPCP, encoded by the coding sequence ATGTGGATCGCTGAACTGTCCCGGCAGACCGAGGTGCCGGTGGCGACGATCAAGTTCTATCTGCGCGAAGGCCTCCTGACCGCCGGCGAATCGGTCGGCGCGACCAGAGCCCGGTACGACGATGCGCACGTCCGCCGCCTCCGCCTGATCCGCGCCCTCGTCGGGGCAGGCGGCCTCAGCCTGGCCCGCGTCCGCGGCGTACTCAGTGCCGTCGACGAGGAGACCCGCGAGCTGCACGACGTACTCGGGACCGCGCACGGCGCGCTGATCCCCGAGACCATCGAGGCCAGCCCCGAATCCCTTCAGAAGGTCGACGAACTACTGACCGACCACGGCTGGCTGGTCGACGAGAATGCCCCCGACCGCGCCCTGCTGGCCAGTGCGCTGGACGCCCTCGAAAAGGTCGGCTACCAGCTCGACTCGACTCTGCTCGACACGTATCTGGTGGCCGCCGAGCAGGTAGGCAACGCCGACGTCGCCCACCTTCCGACCGACGACCGCGCTCACACCGTCGAGTCGACCGTCATCGTCACCGCCCTGGGCGGCCCTGTCCTGCTGGCCCTCCGCCGGCTGGCACAACAAAACGCCTCGGCCCGCCGCTACGGCGCAGTACGCGGCAGGCCTTGTCCGTAG
- a CDS encoding DUF4188 domain-containing protein: MSVIEGRQTAAYDKDLVVFLIGMRVNRLRAWREWLPVAKAMGPMVRELSADPASGLLGFRTFAGLRTTTMLQYWESAEKLQAFANDPDRTHRPAWTKFFKLAYQGNNVGIWHETYVVPAGGFETIYGNMPLLGLGKVSGVVPANSRGRSAAERLAKK; encoded by the coding sequence ATGAGCGTCATCGAAGGACGGCAGACCGCGGCGTACGACAAGGACCTGGTGGTGTTCCTGATCGGGATGCGGGTGAACAGGCTGCGCGCCTGGCGCGAGTGGCTGCCGGTCGCGAAGGCGATGGGACCGATGGTTCGCGAACTGAGCGCGGACCCGGCGAGCGGGCTGCTCGGCTTCCGCACCTTCGCCGGGCTGCGAACCACCACGATGCTGCAGTACTGGGAGTCGGCCGAGAAACTGCAGGCGTTCGCGAACGACCCGGATCGCACCCACCGCCCGGCCTGGACCAAGTTCTTCAAGCTCGCCTACCAGGGCAACAACGTCGGGATCTGGCACGAGACGTACGTCGTACCGGCGGGCGGCTTCGAAACCATCTACGGAAACATGCCGCTGCTCGGGCTGGGAAAGGTGTCGGGTGTCGTCCCGGCGAACAGCCGGGGTCGCAGCGCCGCCGAACGGCTGGCCAAGAAGTAA
- a CDS encoding MFS transporter, with the protein MQFIRDLGRLLRRGDFRRLFAVRLTSQFGDGVFQVALAAYVLFSPERAPDAAAIAGLFAVALLPFSVLGPFTGVLLDRWSRRQILFGANLTRAALVLVVGAIVALGNAGVPFYLAVLLTLGVNRFLLSGLSAGLPHVVEREELVMANAVTPTSGTASFLIGGGVGAGVKLVSDSDLTVLCTTAAVYLAAALLALRLGRRQLGPDLTGDEPGVVEAIRGILAGLIDGGRHLKERRQAALGLAAIGSLRFFFGLVTVAMILLYRNKFYGPDQLDQAFGALALATGAVGAGLFIAALVTPWATRVLTLRRWITVLFVAAAVVTAFPGGLYTQPAILVSGFLTGFCAQGIKISVDTLVQTGVDDVYRGRVFSLYDMIFNVGQVSAAALGAVILPDDGKSYPVLAFVVLGFFLTALTYSRLSARQPLSTA; encoded by the coding sequence GTGCAGTTCATCCGGGATCTCGGCAGGCTGTTGCGGCGTGGGGATTTCCGGCGGTTGTTCGCGGTCCGGCTGACGTCGCAGTTCGGCGACGGCGTGTTCCAGGTCGCGCTGGCGGCGTACGTGCTGTTCTCGCCGGAGCGGGCGCCGGATGCCGCCGCGATCGCCGGCCTCTTCGCGGTCGCCCTGTTGCCGTTCTCGGTCCTCGGCCCCTTCACAGGCGTCCTGCTGGACCGCTGGTCGCGTCGGCAGATCCTGTTCGGCGCGAACCTGACCCGGGCCGCACTGGTCCTCGTCGTCGGCGCAATCGTTGCCCTAGGCAACGCCGGCGTCCCGTTCTACCTCGCAGTACTGCTGACGCTCGGCGTCAACCGCTTCCTGCTCTCCGGCCTGTCCGCGGGCCTCCCCCACGTGGTCGAACGGGAGGAGTTGGTGATGGCGAACGCGGTCACCCCCACCTCGGGCACCGCGTCCTTCCTGATCGGCGGCGGCGTCGGAGCCGGCGTCAAACTCGTCTCCGACTCGGACCTGACAGTTCTCTGTACTACGGCCGCCGTCTACCTCGCCGCGGCCCTGCTCGCGTTGCGGCTCGGCCGGCGCCAACTCGGCCCCGATCTGACCGGCGACGAGCCCGGTGTCGTCGAGGCGATCCGCGGCATCCTGGCCGGGCTGATCGACGGCGGCCGGCACCTCAAGGAGCGGCGGCAAGCAGCGCTCGGACTGGCCGCGATCGGCTCACTCAGGTTCTTCTTCGGCCTGGTCACGGTCGCGATGATCCTGCTGTATCGCAACAAGTTCTACGGTCCTGACCAGCTGGACCAGGCGTTCGGCGCACTCGCGCTGGCAACCGGAGCGGTCGGCGCCGGCCTGTTCATCGCCGCTCTGGTGACGCCCTGGGCGACCCGCGTGCTGACCCTCAGACGTTGGATCACCGTGCTGTTCGTGGCGGCCGCGGTGGTGACCGCGTTCCCCGGCGGCCTCTATACCCAGCCCGCGATCCTGGTCTCGGGTTTCCTCACCGGCTTCTGCGCGCAGGGCATCAAGATCAGCGTCGACACCCTCGTCCAGACGGGTGTCGACGATGTCTATCGGGGCCGGGTGTTCTCCCTTTACGACATGATCTTCAACGTCGGGCAGGTCTCGGCGGCCGCACTCGGTGCCGTGATCCTGCCCGACGACGGGAAGTCCTACCCGGTACTCGCTTTCGTGGTGCTCGGCTTCTTCCTCACCGCGCTGACGTACTCGCGCTTGTCGGCGCGCCAGCCGTTAAGCACCGCGTAG
- a CDS encoding ABC transporter permease: MRRAAGSRSSRGRKRRLSGGPAVRDLLDEALAGVAARPTRLILTTLGTVLGVAALVATVGLGQTANGQITQRFDLAAATRVVVSPDDKGGQQGEAATQLPWDAPDRIRRLSGVDAAGTVSALDVGDDLVRSVAGLDAQKDGHALGVLAGSPGLFDAVRASLRTGRYFDSGHDSRGDKVVVLGKNAADRLGINRVDSQPAIFIGDQAYTVIGILDSVSGRADLLDSVIMPNGTAKSAYGLKAPDSLEIRTQVGAAQLIAKQSPVAIDPNNPSTLKVDAPPAQGGVRKGVQNDLNALFLLLGAVALLVGGLGIANVTLLSVLERVSEIGLRRALGAARRHVALQFLVESVLVGFLGGLLGTAVGVMLTVGVSWGRDWTPILSTSLSFGSPFLGAFIGLVAGTYPAWKASAIQPITALRGA, translated from the coding sequence GTGCGGCGAGCCGCAGGCTCTCGCTCCAGCCGCGGTAGGAAGCGGCGGCTCAGCGGCGGACCCGCAGTACGGGATCTGCTGGACGAGGCGCTAGCGGGCGTGGCCGCCCGGCCGACGCGGTTGATTCTGACCACGCTCGGCACCGTGCTCGGCGTGGCGGCGCTGGTTGCGACGGTCGGACTCGGGCAGACCGCGAACGGCCAGATCACCCAGCGCTTCGACCTCGCCGCCGCCACCCGAGTAGTGGTGTCGCCCGACGACAAGGGCGGTCAGCAAGGCGAGGCGGCGACCCAGTTGCCATGGGACGCCCCAGACCGGATCCGTCGCCTGAGCGGAGTCGACGCCGCCGGCACGGTGAGCGCCCTCGACGTCGGCGACGACCTGGTCCGCAGCGTTGCCGGGCTCGACGCGCAGAAGGACGGGCACGCGCTGGGCGTGCTGGCGGGCTCGCCCGGACTGTTCGACGCGGTCCGGGCGAGCCTGCGGACCGGCCGGTACTTCGACTCCGGGCACGACTCCCGCGGTGACAAGGTGGTTGTCCTGGGCAAGAACGCGGCCGACCGGCTCGGCATCAACCGGGTCGACTCCCAGCCGGCCATCTTCATCGGTGACCAGGCGTACACGGTGATCGGCATCCTCGACTCGGTCAGCGGCCGGGCCGACCTGCTCGACTCGGTGATCATGCCGAACGGGACCGCCAAATCGGCGTACGGGCTGAAGGCACCGGACTCGCTGGAGATCCGCACCCAGGTCGGTGCGGCTCAGCTGATCGCGAAGCAGTCGCCGGTCGCGATCGACCCGAACAACCCGAGCACGCTGAAGGTGGACGCGCCGCCGGCACAGGGCGGCGTACGGAAGGGCGTGCAGAACGACCTGAACGCTCTGTTCCTGCTGCTGGGAGCGGTCGCGTTGCTCGTCGGCGGCCTGGGCATCGCGAACGTGACCCTCTTGTCGGTGCTGGAACGAGTCTCCGAGATCGGCTTGCGACGAGCCCTGGGCGCCGCGCGACGACACGTTGCCCTGCAGTTCCTGGTGGAAAGCGTGCTGGTCGGCTTCCTCGGTGGACTGCTCGGTACTGCGGTCGGCGTGATGCTCACCGTCGGTGTCTCGTGGGGGCGCGACTGGACGCCGATCTTGTCCACCTCGCTGTCGTTCGGCTCGCCGTTCCTGGGCGCGTTCATCGGCCTCGTCGCCGGCACCTACCCCGCTTGGAAGGCCTCGGCCATCCAGCCGATCACGGCCCTACGCGGTGCTTAA
- a CDS encoding ABC transporter ATP-binding protein — MTATAVALPAPVVEMIGVRRFFPGPPEVQAIREVDLTIREGEYLSIVGPSGSGKSTLLHLLGLLDNPTGGIYRLDGVDTMSLRERRRAVLRGERIGFVFQSFHLLDHRTVLENVALSMVYVGVPRKERMARARVALERVGLAHRMDFGPGTLSGGERQRVAIARALVAEPSLLLADEPTGNLDSANAEAILQVFDELHHEGMTLAVITHDDHVSQRAQRQVRIVDGTLQW, encoded by the coding sequence ATGACGGCTACCGCGGTCGCGTTGCCGGCGCCGGTGGTGGAGATGATCGGCGTCCGCCGGTTCTTCCCCGGGCCGCCCGAGGTACAGGCGATTCGTGAGGTCGATCTGACTATCAGGGAGGGGGAGTACCTGTCGATCGTCGGCCCGTCCGGCTCCGGCAAGTCGACCCTGCTGCACCTGCTCGGACTGCTCGACAACCCGACCGGTGGGATCTACCGGCTGGACGGCGTGGACACGATGAGCCTGCGGGAGCGGCGTCGCGCTGTCCTGCGGGGTGAGCGGATCGGGTTCGTCTTCCAGTCGTTCCACCTGCTCGACCACCGCACGGTGCTGGAGAACGTGGCGCTGTCGATGGTGTACGTCGGGGTGCCGCGTAAGGAGCGGATGGCTCGGGCGCGGGTGGCGTTGGAGCGGGTCGGGCTGGCGCACCGGATGGACTTCGGGCCGGGCACGTTGTCCGGTGGCGAGCGGCAACGAGTCGCTATCGCCCGGGCACTTGTCGCGGAGCCGAGTCTGCTACTCGCGGACGAACCGACCGGCAACCTCGACAGCGCGAACGCGGAGGCGATCCTGCAGGTGTTCGACGAACTCCACCACGAAGGGATGACGCTCGCCGTCATCACCCACGACGACCACGTCAGCCAACGCGCCCAACGCCAGGTCCGCATAGTCGACGGAACCCTCCAGTGGTAA
- a CDS encoding peptidoglycan-binding protein — translation MTASPKSRRRVLVGVSTIAALSLGVGVAAGSRITSPEDAAAKTAPPKASQITVPVEKKALASKVVARGDTSFDGAVNIRVETSGLTTPAVVTGKVPTVGSTLKEGKALLEITGRPVIGLAGVLPMYRTLAPGSKGPDVLQLEQTLDRLGFDPGTVDSKYDGNTAHAVEQLYQAAGYDAPEPGEQLTQAVDGAKKNLDQLKNAVRQAERTLKQAKAVPGNKDLSVEKGALSDAQDALDEAETALADAKFKAGTPLPVSEVVFVKTLPRRVDDVKVERGGTVNGVVMSASGASLVVTIKVDAQTQERLKAGMTASLDLGDGTLVPATVRRISRNGDQYDVVVAPKSVTPHQLELLRDANVRVTIPVKSTNGKVLTVPVAALSAGPDGSSRVEVLRNGKIELIGVTVGLSADGFAQVTPTGDAKLDESDQVVVGK, via the coding sequence GTGACCGCTTCGCCAAAGTCCCGCCGGCGGGTGCTGGTCGGGGTGTCCACGATCGCCGCGCTCTCGTTGGGCGTCGGTGTGGCCGCGGGCAGCCGGATCACCTCGCCGGAGGACGCGGCCGCCAAGACGGCACCGCCGAAGGCCTCCCAGATCACCGTGCCGGTGGAGAAGAAGGCGCTCGCCAGCAAGGTGGTCGCTCGCGGCGACACCTCGTTCGACGGCGCGGTGAACATCCGGGTCGAGACCAGCGGGCTGACCACCCCGGCCGTGGTGACCGGGAAGGTGCCTACCGTCGGGTCGACGCTCAAGGAAGGCAAGGCGCTGCTGGAGATCACCGGTCGCCCGGTCATCGGGTTGGCCGGCGTACTGCCGATGTACCGGACGCTCGCGCCGGGCAGCAAGGGGCCGGACGTACTCCAGCTCGAGCAGACGCTCGACCGGCTCGGGTTCGACCCGGGCACGGTGGACAGCAAGTACGACGGCAACACGGCGCATGCCGTGGAGCAGCTCTACCAAGCGGCCGGGTACGACGCGCCAGAGCCGGGCGAGCAGTTGACCCAGGCGGTCGACGGCGCCAAGAAGAACCTCGACCAGCTGAAGAACGCGGTCCGGCAGGCAGAGCGGACGCTCAAGCAGGCCAAGGCGGTCCCGGGTAACAAGGACCTGTCGGTCGAGAAGGGTGCGCTGAGCGACGCCCAGGACGCGCTCGATGAGGCGGAGACCGCGCTGGCGGACGCCAAGTTCAAGGCCGGTACGCCGCTGCCCGTGTCCGAGGTGGTCTTCGTGAAGACGCTGCCGCGCCGGGTGGACGACGTGAAGGTCGAGCGTGGTGGCACCGTCAACGGCGTGGTGATGTCGGCCAGCGGCGCTTCGCTGGTCGTCACGATCAAGGTGGACGCGCAGACGCAGGAGCGACTCAAGGCCGGGATGACGGCGAGCCTCGACCTCGGCGACGGCACGCTCGTGCCTGCCACGGTCCGCCGGATCAGCCGCAACGGGGACCAGTACGACGTGGTGGTGGCGCCCAAGTCGGTGACCCCGCACCAGTTGGAGTTGCTCCGCGATGCGAACGTCCGGGTGACCATCCCGGTCAAGAGCACGAACGGCAAGGTGCTCACGGTACCGGTGGCCGCGCTGTCCGCGGGACCCGACGGGAGCTCGCGCGTCGAAGTACTGCGGAACGGCAAGATCGAGTTGATCGGAGTCACGGTCGGGTTGTCGGCCGACGGATTCGCGCAGGTCACGCCGACCGGTGACGCCAAGCTGGACGAGAGCGACCAAGTGGTGGTCGGGAAATGA
- a CDS encoding response regulator transcription factor encodes MPARILVAEDDRKQAELIRRYLEREGHLTIVVHDGRAAIDEARRRSPDLLVLDVMMPKVDGLDVCRVLRADGAGDRDVPIIMLTARSTEDDLLLGLDLGADDYLTKPYNPRELVARVRTVLRRTRSRAEGEIYRAGALEIDPVRHEVLLAGELVDVTPAEFKILACLAASPGRAFSRQQLLEHAFGFDHFVFDRTIDVHVMNLRKKIEPEPGSPAYLRTVYGVGYKLADKVVTSDAS; translated from the coding sequence ATGCCAGCCCGGATCCTCGTCGCCGAAGACGACCGTAAGCAGGCGGAGCTGATCCGGCGCTACCTCGAGCGGGAGGGCCACCTGACCATCGTCGTGCACGACGGACGGGCCGCCATCGACGAGGCCCGCCGGCGCAGCCCCGATCTGCTCGTCCTCGACGTGATGATGCCCAAGGTGGACGGCCTGGACGTCTGCCGCGTACTACGGGCCGACGGTGCTGGTGACAGGGATGTCCCCATCATCATGCTGACCGCGCGCTCCACCGAGGACGACCTGCTGCTCGGCCTCGACCTGGGCGCGGACGACTACCTCACCAAGCCGTACAACCCGCGCGAGCTGGTCGCCCGGGTCCGGACCGTACTGCGGCGGACGCGCAGCCGGGCCGAGGGTGAGATCTACCGTGCCGGAGCACTGGAGATCGACCCGGTCCGGCACGAGGTGCTGCTGGCCGGGGAGCTGGTCGACGTCACCCCCGCCGAGTTCAAGATCCTGGCCTGCCTGGCCGCCTCGCCGGGTCGCGCGTTCTCGCGGCAGCAGTTGCTGGAGCACGCGTTCGGCTTCGACCACTTCGTGTTCGACCGGACCATCGACGTGCACGTGATGAACCTGCGCAAGAAGATCGAGCCGGAACCAGGCAGCCCGGCGTACCTGCGGACCGTGTACGGCGTGGGCTACAAGCTGGCCGACAAGGTGGTGACCTCGGATGCGTCGTAG